One Camelina sativa cultivar DH55 chromosome 3, Cs, whole genome shotgun sequence genomic window carries:
- the LOC104759950 gene encoding uncharacterized protein LOC104759950 isoform X1, giving the protein MGDVVLFIDETYSKPSSTRCRICHEEEAESYFEAPCSCSGTIKFAHRDCIQRWCDEKGNTICEICLQEYKPGYTTTSKPCPLIEAATVTIGDNLHIARRGNGGRRRNRRRLVSRAGSADFQECNSGADRGASCCTFLALVFSVVLLIKHAFDVVYGTEEYPFTIFTVLTLKAIGILLPMLVIIRTITAIQRSLRYEYLESEEDTLSSNEEDNGLEEEEQQQHWA; this is encoded by the exons ATGGGTGATGTAGTTTTGTTTATAGATGAAACTTACTCGAAACCGAGTTCAACTCGGTGTAGAATCTGtcacgaagaagaagctgagagctACTTTGAAGCTCCTTGTTCTTGCTCAGGGACCATCAAG ttCGCTCATAGAGATTGCATACAACGATGGTGCGATGAGAAAGGAAACACAATTTGTGAAATTTGTCTCCAG gaGTATAAACCTGGATATACCACAACTTCAAAACCATGTCCATTGATCGAAGCAGCAACAGTCACAATCGG AGATAATTTACATATAGCGAGGAGAGgaaatggaggaagaagaagaaatagaagaagattAGTGAGCAGAGCAGGATCAGCAGATTTCCAAGAATGCAACTCTGGTGCTGATAGAGGCGCCTCTTGTTGTACATTCTTGGCTCTCGTT TTTTCGGTGGTGTTGTTGATAAAGCATGCATTTGATGTGGTTTATGGAACCGAGGAGTATCCCTTCACAATTTTCACG GTATTAACATTGAAGGCCATTGGCATACTATTGCCGATGCTCGTTATCATTCGAACTATCACAGCTATTCAGAGGAGTCTCCGATATGAATATCTC GAATCTGAGGAAGATACATTAAGTTCTAACGAAGAAGATAATGGtttggaagaggaagagcaacaacaacattgGGCTTGA
- the LOC104759950 gene encoding uncharacterized protein LOC104759950 isoform X2: MDLQQRVRNKNGNWIHRVMGPLPNLSEEYKPGYTTTSKPCPLIEAATVTIGDNLHIARRGNGGRRRNRRRLVSRAGSADFQECNSGADRGASCCTFLALVFSVVLLIKHAFDVVYGTEEYPFTIFTVLTLKAIGILLPMLVIIRTITAIQRSLRYEYLESEEDTLSSNEEDNGLEEEEQQQHWA, translated from the exons atggATTTACAACAAAGagttagaaacaaaaatggtaACTGGATCCATCGAGTTATGGGACCCCTACCGAACTTGTCGGAG gaGTATAAACCTGGATATACCACAACTTCAAAACCATGTCCATTGATCGAAGCAGCAACAGTCACAATCGG AGATAATTTACATATAGCGAGGAGAGgaaatggaggaagaagaagaaatagaagaagattAGTGAGCAGAGCAGGATCAGCAGATTTCCAAGAATGCAACTCTGGTGCTGATAGAGGCGCCTCTTGTTGTACATTCTTGGCTCTCGTT TTTTCGGTGGTGTTGTTGATAAAGCATGCATTTGATGTGGTTTATGGAACCGAGGAGTATCCCTTCACAATTTTCACG GTATTAACATTGAAGGCCATTGGCATACTATTGCCGATGCTCGTTATCATTCGAACTATCACAGCTATTCAGAGGAGTCTCCGATATGAATATCTC GAATCTGAGGAAGATACATTAAGTTCTAACGAAGAAGATAATGGtttggaagaggaagagcaacaacaacattgGGCTTGA